One genomic window of Pelmatolapia mariae isolate MD_Pm_ZW linkage group LG5, Pm_UMD_F_2, whole genome shotgun sequence includes the following:
- the ghrh gene encoding somatoliberin, which yields MMEKAALLLCCLIMTLSGSPLYPSIRFGQRDTSILMTSSLKNPAEQQEEDARPPREPAELRLGRHADAIFTNSYRKVLGQISARKFLQTIMGKRLGDGSESYMKRQSDIYEGTYKEDLTAIQRNQRYRGVHGNVLRPRLLS from the exons ATGATGGAGAAAGCTGCACTGCTGCTTTGCTGCCTGATCATGACTTTGTCAGGCTCCCCACTCTACCCATCCATTAG GTTCGGCCAGAGGGATACATCTATCCTGATGACATCTTCACTAAAGAATCcagcagagcagcaggaggaagacGCACGTCCTCCCAGGGAGCCAGCAGAGTTGCG CTTAGGGCGCCACGCTGATGCCATCTTTACAAACAGCTACAGGAAAGTCCTGGGCCAAATCTCTGCCAGAAAGTTCCTTCAGACAATCATGGGCAAACGGCTGGG gGATGGAAGTGAGAGTTACATGAAACGTCAGTCAGATATCTATGAGGGGACATACAAGGAAGACCTCACAGCCATCCAGAGAAATCAGAGATACAGGGGGGTGCACGGGAATGTCCTGAGACCCAG ACTGCTGAGTTGA